From Pararhizobium sp. A13:
GGTGCGCAGAGGGTTAGCGCAACGCGCTAAACCCCTGCGGCAAGCCGCCGATAGACCGCTTCGGTCTTGTCGATCATCTTTTCCATGGAAAAGTCCGACATTCTTTCCTCCGCCGCTGCCCTCATCGCGCGGTGCCGGCCGGGATCGGCGCCTTCGACCATCGCGTTCGCGAGCTTGCCGGTGTCGCCGTCGTTCGCAACGATCAGCCCGGTTTTATCCCTGTCGATCGCCATCGATGCGCCGCCGACATCGGTCGAGATGATCGGCTTTCCGGCCGCAGCCGCCTCCAGCATCACATAGGACATCGCCTCGTAGCGGCTCGACATGACGAGGGCGTCGAAGGCGGGGATGGCCTGAGAGCCGGTGAAGGCCGAGGTCAGCCGAATGCGCTTTTGCAGACCACTCTCGGCGATGGCCTTGCGCACCTCGCGCTCCCGTTCGCCTGAGCCGACCATGATCAGCTGTGCGTCCGGCAGGCGCGAGGCAGCGTTGCGAAAGGCTTCGATCAGCCGTTCGGGCGCTTTTTGATGCGACAGCCGGCCGACGAAGCCGAAGACGAAGGTTTCGGCCGGGATGCCGAAGCTGGCGCGCACCGTCCTTGCCATGTCGAGCGGCAGCGGCGCGACGCCGTTGACGATGACGGACAATCTGCACTCGGGTATTCCGAGCGACCGCGCATGCGCATATTCGTCATCGGACACGCAGATCAGGTGGTCGGTGAAGAGGCCCGCCAGGATCAGTTCGATGGCGCCGTAGACAAGGCGTCCCGCCTTGCCGAGCGCCGGGTCCATGGTGCGGAAGGCATGCGGCGTGTAGACGCGCGGAATGTGCCGGCCGGGCAGGTGAGGGCGCGACAGCGCGCCCGCCTTCGAGCTATGGCCATGGATGATGTCGAAGGGTTCGCCATTTCCGATGATGCCGCGAAGTGCGCGAAAGGCGGCAATGTCGGACCAGCCCGGAGCGCGTTTCATCGCAACGGTGTGAATGGCTGGCAGATCGATGGATTTCAATTCGCGGACAAATCCATCCTCCGCCCGGACCGGCGAGTAGACGGCTTCGACGTGATGGCCGCGTTCCTTCAAGCCGCGGCAGAGGTCGAGGAAATGGCGCCCGGAGCCGCCACCGCTCGGCTCGAGCACCTGAAGAATACGCAGGCTGCCGCCACTTTCAGCGATAGGAGGGTCGATGCTCATTCTGACAATCCGCCGCCGGCCCCGATGTGGAACCGATCCGTAGCTTATGTACAATGTTGATGTTAACGCCGCGTTGGCGCGCTCGTATGGTGCTGTGTCAGGGTGACTCTGCGCCGATGGCGATGCTCGAGGGCGCCGCAGCCCCAGATGACGCCGAGCAGCAGATAGACATGTCGCCAGTGGTCGATGTCGATAACGTTGCCAATGGCCGCGTGGCCGATCAGCACGAGCCAGGCGATCATCAGATAGGGCTGCCACGGCCGGTCGAGCAGCAGGAACCGAAAGCCCATGGTCACAGTCCAGATGATCAGCGTGACATAGCTGACAAAGCCAAGCCAGCCATAGGAGGTGAGGCACTTCAGCCAGATATTGTGCTCGTCCTCGGGAAAGATGGTGCTGAACACCATCGGGCCGATGCCGAGCGGCTTTTCCATCGACATCAGGAAGCCGATCTTGTGGCGGTCGAAGCGCCCGAGATGGCCGCCGTCATAGTCCTGGACGAGCTGCGTGCGGTTGGAGAACAGATCGGCGACCTGCGGGATCTGCAGGGCAATGACCAGTGCTGCAATCATCAGCAACGCGCCGCCGAGCGTGAGCACCAGGATTTTCAGGCGGAAGGCGCCTGTGCGTTCCTTGAGCAGCATGATGAGAACGAGGGCGCAGGCGCAGAAGAGGTAAAGCGCCCAGGCCGCGCGCGAGAAGGACAAAAACAGGCCGAGCGCCATGATCAGGATGGCGACGGCCCTGATCGGCGCTGTGGTGATCCGCTCGGTGAGCAGCCGGTACATGAGATAGGTCGACGGAGCGACGAGGAACGGCCCGAAGACGTTGGGATCCTGGAAGGCGCCCTTGGCGCGGTCGTAGAGCGTAAAATTCTGAGCGCCGGGTATCGCGCCGAAATAGCCGAGAATGCCGAGCAGGGAGGTGAGGACGCCGGCAGCAACCCAGGCGTCGAAGATCAGCTTCAGGCGCTCGTGGCGGGCGTCGATGATCGCCGCGAAGAACACTGCCGTGAGGGCCAGGAAGCCGGATACGGCCATGTACATCGGTGCCGTCGCAAGGTCGCTCATGACGGTCAGCGACAGAATGCCGCCGGTCATGAACAGCATGAGCAGGGCAAGCAGCGGCGCGACGGCGCGCGAGATTTTCAGCCCGAAGAGGAACCAGAGGCCGATCAGCGTCGCCATGAAGACTTCGTAAGGGGCAGGTTCGGCAATCACGAAACCCGACAGGAAAACCCCGAAGGTCACCATCGCCGAGCCGAGGATCGCCACGGCGGCAAGCTGCGGACGAAAACCCGCGGCAGACGTGGCGCCGAGCGTGCTCAATAAGCGTTATCCGTGTTGAGAAGCTTGATCGGCGTCAAAAGCAGGATCTTCAGATCGAACCACAGCGACCAGTTTTCGATATAGTAGAGATCGAATGCGGTGCGGAACTTGATCTTGTCGTCATTGTCGATCTCGCCGCGCCAGCCGTTGATCTGCGCCCAGCCGGTGACGCCCGGCTTGACGCGGTGGCGCGCGAAATACCCCTCGACCACATCCGAATAGGTGCGGTCGGCGGTTTGGGCGAGCACCGCATGCGGCCGCGGTCCAACGAGCGACAGTTGACCCTTGAGCACGTTGAAGATCTGCGGCAGTTCGTCGATCGAGGATTTGCGCAGGAACCGCCCGACCCGAGTGACGCGCGGGTCGCCCTTTGTCACGGCATTGCGGGCCGTGGGATCGCTCATGTTGGTGTACATGGAGCGGAACTTGTAGACCTCGATCGTCTCGTTGTTGAAGCCGTGCCGCTTCTGCTTGAAGATGATCGGGCCGGGTGAGCTCATCTTCACCGCGATCGCCGCTCCGATAAACACCGGCCAGAGGAGGGTGAGCGCGACAAGACTGAAGAACACGTCGAAGATGCGCTTGGCAACCGAATCCCAATCGGCGATCGGCTTGTCGAAGATGTCGAGCATCGGTACCTGGCCGACATGCGAATAGCTGCGCGGGCGAAAACGGAGATTGTTGGCGTGGGCCGCAAGACGGATATCGGCGGGTAGGATCCAGAGCTTCTTCAGCAGCTCAAGGATGCGATTTTCGGCCGAGAGCGGCAGAGCGATGATCAGCATGTCGATGCGGGTGAGGCGGGCGAAGTCCACCAGTTCGGCGACGGTGCCGAGCTTCGGATAACCGGCGACGATGACCGGTGAGCGGCGCTCGTCGCGGTCGTCGAAGATGCCGCAGATGCGGATGTCGTTGTCGGATTGCTGTTCGAGCGAGCGGATCAGGTCCTTGGCCGGTTGGCCGCCCCCGACGATGACTGCCCGGCGCTCCATCGTGCCGTTGCGCGCCCAGCGGCGGATCGAATAGGCGATGAAGGTGCGTTCGGCAACCAGGAAGAATGTGCCTGCGACATACCATCCGGCAAATGAGAGCCGCGAGAAAGTATCGCCGATCTTGAGCAGGAACAGCGCCAGCGTCATGGAGGCGAAGGCCAGCGTCCAGCATGCTATCAACCGCGGCAAGGCGCGGGCGGAAGACCGCAGCAGGGGAACCTGATAGCCGTCGCACAATTGCAGGAAGGCGACGGTCAGCGCCGAGCCGCCGGCAATCATGCCGCAATAGCCGAGCCAGTCTTCCAGCCTCGGCGCGACATAGAGCATGTGGA
This genomic window contains:
- a CDS encoding glycosyltransferase, whose product is MSIDPPIAESGGSLRILQVLEPSGGGSGRHFLDLCRGLKERGHHVEAVYSPVRAEDGFVRELKSIDLPAIHTVAMKRAPGWSDIAAFRALRGIIGNGEPFDIIHGHSSKAGALSRPHLPGRHIPRVYTPHAFRTMDPALGKAGRLVYGAIELILAGLFTDHLICVSDDEYAHARSLGIPECRLSVIVNGVAPLPLDMARTVRASFGIPAETFVFGFVGRLSHQKAPERLIEAFRNAASRLPDAQLIMVGSGEREREVRKAIAESGLQKRIRLTSAFTGSQAIPAFDALVMSSRYEAMSYVMLEAAAAGKPIISTDVGGASMAIDRDKTGLIVANDGDTGKLANAMVEGADPGRHRAMRAAAEERMSDFSMEKMIDKTEAVYRRLAAGV
- a CDS encoding O-antigen ligase family protein; the protein is MSTLGATSAAGFRPQLAAVAILGSAMVTFGVFLSGFVIAEPAPYEVFMATLIGLWFLFGLKISRAVAPLLALLMLFMTGGILSLTVMSDLATAPMYMAVSGFLALTAVFFAAIIDARHERLKLIFDAWVAAGVLTSLLGILGYFGAIPGAQNFTLYDRAKGAFQDPNVFGPFLVAPSTYLMYRLLTERITTAPIRAVAILIMALGLFLSFSRAAWALYLFCACALVLIMLLKERTGAFRLKILVLTLGGALLMIAALVIALQIPQVADLFSNRTQLVQDYDGGHLGRFDRHKIGFLMSMEKPLGIGPMVFSTIFPEDEHNIWLKCLTSYGWLGFVSYVTLIIWTVTMGFRFLLLDRPWQPYLMIAWLVLIGHAAIGNVIDIDHWRHVYLLLGVIWGCGALEHRHRRRVTLTQHHTSAPTRR
- a CDS encoding undecaprenyl-phosphate glucose phosphotransferase, which produces MNQIDKPETFDTEALRKKISEIRTISPGEKRGNEPKPELNPLARRIAAQFRTDTYSPNMIIGLMRLFEFTALFAIGYAIHMLYVAPRLEDWLGYCGMIAGGSALTVAFLQLCDGYQVPLLRSSARALPRLIACWTLAFASMTLALFLLKIGDTFSRLSFAGWYVAGTFFLVAERTFIAYSIRRWARNGTMERRAVIVGGGQPAKDLIRSLEQQSDNDIRICGIFDDRDERRSPVIVAGYPKLGTVAELVDFARLTRIDMLIIALPLSAENRILELLKKLWILPADIRLAAHANNLRFRPRSYSHVGQVPMLDIFDKPIADWDSVAKRIFDVFFSLVALTLLWPVFIGAAIAVKMSSPGPIIFKQKRHGFNNETIEVYKFRSMYTNMSDPTARNAVTKGDPRVTRVGRFLRKSSIDELPQIFNVLKGQLSLVGPRPHAVLAQTADRTYSDVVEGYFARHRVKPGVTGWAQINGWRGEIDNDDKIKFRTAFDLYYIENWSLWFDLKILLLTPIKLLNTDNAY